The proteins below are encoded in one region of Halalkalicoccus jeotgali B3:
- a CDS encoding uracil-DNA glycosylase, which produces MPQYPDSRNVLEPNCTRCPHLAETRECISWGTGPLDSPVLVVGEAPGSGAPEADLWKGGNWTGMAYTARHSGRVIRDLMESVGYHDAYYTNAVKCFPPDVPASEASGSSSEPGSDGGKVSNREPTDEELATCRTHLVTEVEEVEPDAIVPTGKHATETLLTLDEKSLDGFTDHVLTPIDCEALSTPLLPVLHPSYQNIWIARLGYESEEYRERLREELDGLCAGG; this is translated from the coding sequence GTGCCGCAGTACCCCGATTCACGCAACGTCCTCGAACCGAACTGCACCCGGTGTCCTCACCTCGCGGAGACCCGCGAGTGCATCTCGTGGGGGACTGGCCCGCTCGATTCCCCCGTTCTGGTCGTCGGCGAGGCCCCGGGTTCGGGGGCGCCCGAAGCGGATCTGTGGAAGGGCGGCAACTGGACCGGGATGGCCTACACCGCCCGCCACTCCGGGCGAGTCATTCGGGACCTGATGGAGTCGGTCGGGTATCACGACGCCTACTACACGAACGCGGTGAAGTGCTTTCCTCCGGATGTTCCCGCGAGCGAAGCGAGTGGGAGCTCGTCGGAACCGGGCTCTGACGGTGGGAAGGTATCGAACCGCGAGCCCACCGACGAGGAGCTTGCGACCTGCCGAACTCACTTGGTGACCGAGGTCGAGGAGGTCGAACCGGACGCCATCGTCCCGACCGGAAAGCACGCCACCGAAACGCTGCTCACGCTCGACGAAAAGAGTCTGGATGGATTCACGGATCACGTCCTGACGCCCATCGACTGCGAGGCGCTCTCGACGCCCCTATTACCCGTGCTTCACCCTTCCTATCAGAACATCTGGATCGCGCGGCTTGGCTACGAGTCCGAGGAGTACCGCGAGCGACTGCGCGAGGAACTCGACGGGCTGTGTGCGGGCGGGTAA
- the prs gene encoding ribose-phosphate diphosphokinase: MIVPGSSSQSLAAALASELDRPLAPVEFERFPDGELLAATPEVETGSAVIVASTTTSDAHLELLQLQDALRESGVSEITTVLPYMGYARQDSAFEPGQPVSVRAVARAVSTGTDRVLTVSPHEESVLEHFSVPAEAVDGAGVLADPLPELTDPVFLSPDAGAIGIAETVRESYGEGEVDYFEKVRHSGSEVEITPSDVAVDGRDVVIADDIVATGSTMSGAIAALEAPRRVFVTCVHPMLAANARTKLARAGVERVYGTDTIERAESEVSVAPALAEAIRSR, encoded by the coding sequence ATGATCGTACCCGGTTCGTCCTCACAGTCGCTCGCGGCCGCACTGGCGAGCGAACTCGACCGGCCGCTTGCGCCCGTCGAGTTCGAGCGCTTTCCCGACGGCGAACTACTCGCCGCCACACCCGAGGTCGAGACCGGTTCCGCGGTGATCGTCGCCTCGACGACCACCAGCGACGCCCACCTCGAACTGCTCCAGCTACAGGACGCGCTGCGCGAGAGCGGCGTTTCGGAGATCACGACCGTGCTACCGTACATGGGGTATGCCCGCCAGGACAGCGCCTTCGAGCCGGGCCAGCCCGTCTCCGTACGCGCAGTCGCCCGCGCGGTGAGCACCGGCACCGATCGCGTGCTGACGGTCTCGCCCCACGAGGAATCGGTCCTCGAACACTTCTCCGTGCCCGCGGAGGCGGTCGACGGCGCGGGCGTGCTCGCCGACCCGCTGCCCGAACTCACCGATCCCGTCTTCCTCTCGCCCGACGCGGGAGCGATCGGGATCGCCGAAACGGTGCGGGAGAGCTACGGCGAGGGCGAGGTCGACTACTTCGAGAAGGTCCGCCACTCGGGCAGCGAGGTCGAGATCACGCCCAGCGACGTCGCGGTCGACGGGCGGGACGTGGTGATCGCCGACGACATCGTCGCGACGGGCTCGACGATGAGCGGGGCGATCGCCGCGCTCGAGGCGCCAAGACGGGTGTTCGTGACCTGCGTCCATCCGATGCTCGCGGCCAACGCCAGAACGAAGCTCGCGCGGGCGGGCGTCGAACGGGTGTATGGAACCGACACGATCGAGCGCGCCGAGAGCGAGGTCAGCGTCGCGCCCGCGCTGGCGGAAGCGATCCGCTCACGCTAA
- a CDS encoding transcription initiation factor IIB, with protein MATKIPSNCPECNGTLTTRGGETTCSDCGLVVSEERIDPGPEWRSFEDERTDRRRTGAPLSRSRHDYGLSTEIGYSGSNRASGRKRRLYARLRRQHKRSHCRSKAERNRRDVFMQIRRLTAALSLPDSIRDQACTLFRSAQEARIVTGRSLEGFTAATVYAACRVHGVSRIRAEVLEASRASRSELDAAYGAMDRELGLPVGPLDPDEYIPRFGTRLDLSVEVRNRGSELLESAVESELIGGHNPAGVAAACLYTAAKEREADVTQKQAAAVADVSPPTIRVTYQALREAELVG; from the coding sequence ATGGCAACTAAGATACCTTCAAATTGTCCTGAATGTAATGGAACGCTGACCACTCGCGGCGGGGAGACGACGTGTTCGGACTGTGGGCTGGTCGTCAGCGAAGAGCGGATCGATCCCGGGCCCGAGTGGCGGTCGTTCGAGGACGAGAGGACCGACCGTCGACGAACGGGTGCGCCCCTCTCGCGATCGCGCCACGATTACGGGCTCTCGACGGAGATCGGATACAGCGGATCGAACCGCGCCAGCGGGCGCAAACGACGGTTATACGCCCGACTTCGCAGACAGCACAAACGCTCGCACTGTCGCAGCAAGGCCGAGAGAAACCGGCGCGACGTGTTCATGCAGATTCGTCGTCTGACCGCCGCGCTGTCCCTTCCCGACTCGATTCGTGACCAGGCGTGTACGCTGTTTCGTTCCGCACAGGAGGCGAGGATCGTGACGGGGCGCTCGCTGGAGGGCTTTACCGCCGCAACAGTGTACGCGGCCTGTCGAGTCCACGGCGTCTCGCGGATCCGTGCCGAGGTGCTCGAGGCCTCGCGTGCCTCCCGATCGGAGCTCGATGCGGCCTACGGCGCGATGGATCGCGAGCTCGGGCTGCCGGTCGGGCCGCTCGACCCCGACGAGTATATCCCGCGATTCGGGACCCGTTTGGACCTCTCAGTCGAAGTGCGAAATCGCGGGAGCGAACTGCTCGAATCGGCAGTCGAGAGCGAACTGATCGGCGGGCACAACCCCGCGGGCGTTGCGGCGGCCTGTCTGTACACCGCCGCCAAGGAACGCGAGGCGGACGTCACCCAGAAGCAGGCCGCCGCCGTCGCCGACGTGAGCCCGCCGACGATCCGGGTCACCTATCAGGCGCTCCGTGAGGCCGAACTCGTCGGCTAA
- the hisB gene encoding imidazoleglycerol-phosphate dehydratase HisB, producing the protein MTDRTAEISRETAETEIECVLEIDGSGDSEVETGIAFFDHMLTAFATHGLFDLTVQCEGDLAVDDHHTVEDVAIVLGEAFSAAVGDKSGMVRYADRRVPLDEAVASVVVDVSGRPRFYFDGEFSQDTVGEMTSDMARHFAESLAMNAGLTLHLDVEGENAHHEIEASFKCLARALDDATRLDERRGGTPSTKGKL; encoded by the coding sequence ATGACCGACCGGACGGCGGAAATCAGTAGAGAAACCGCCGAAACCGAGATCGAGTGCGTACTCGAAATCGACGGCAGTGGCGATTCGGAAGTAGAGACGGGGATCGCCTTCTTCGATCACATGCTGACGGCCTTCGCGACCCACGGGCTGTTCGACCTCACCGTCCAGTGTGAGGGCGACCTCGCGGTCGACGACCACCACACCGTCGAGGACGTCGCGATCGTTCTGGGCGAGGCGTTCTCGGCGGCCGTGGGCGACAAATCGGGGATGGTCCGCTACGCCGACCGACGGGTCCCCCTCGACGAGGCGGTCGCTTCGGTCGTCGTCGACGTCAGCGGCCGACCCCGCTTTTACTTCGACGGCGAGTTCTCCCAGGACACGGTAGGGGAGATGACCAGCGACATGGCCCGCCATTTCGCCGAGTCGCTCGCGATGAACGCCGGGCTGACGCTCCACCTGGACGTCGAGGGCGAGAACGCCCACCACGAGATCGAGGCGTCGTTCAAATGCCTCGCCCGCGCGCTCGACGACGCGACGCGGCTCGACGAGCGCCGGGGTGGGACCCCGAGTACGAAGGGTAAGCTGTGA
- a CDS encoding amino acid-binding protein, which produces MFDEIMAKFEGSPSQQAVIRLLLERGFSVSDEGRVVSGGIEIPNTQVAREIGVDRRVVDSTTDAILADEDLRLVFQNISQIPSLMDLAPVIDLSTLTIAVRDAGQEGIVAAVTGLLADNGISIRQTVSEDPEFTDEPRLYIVTDEPVPGDVLNELRELPFVRKLELQ; this is translated from the coding sequence ATGTTCGACGAGATCATGGCCAAGTTCGAGGGCTCGCCCAGCCAGCAGGCGGTCATCCGCCTGTTGCTCGAACGTGGCTTTTCGGTCAGCGACGAGGGTCGAGTCGTCTCGGGTGGGATCGAGATCCCCAACACGCAGGTCGCCCGCGAGATCGGCGTCGACCGCCGTGTGGTGGACTCGACGACGGACGCCATCCTCGCCGACGAGGACCTCCGGCTCGTCTTCCAGAACATCTCACAGATCCCCAGCCTGATGGATCTGGCGCCCGTCATCGACCTCTCGACGCTGACGATCGCGGTTCGTGATGCGGGCCAGGAGGGGATCGTCGCCGCCGTCACCGGTTTGCTCGCTGACAACGGCATCTCGATCCGCCAAACAGTAAGTGAAGACCCGGAGTTCACCGACGAACCCCGGCTCTACATCGTCACCGACGAGCCGGTGCCGGGCGACGTGCTCAACGAGCTCCGGGAACTGCCGTTCGTCCGAAAACTCGAACTCCAGTGA
- the ileS gene encoding isoleucine--tRNA ligase, with the protein MDEEDHPSEGARFGEVPDQYDPEALEKRVFDYWEAVDAYEKTKEAFADEEPFFFVDGPPYTSGAAHMGTTWNKSLKDAYIRQIRMRGHDVTDRPGYDMHGLPIETKVEERLGFENKKDIEEFGMENFISECKSFADEQLEGLQNDFKSFGVWMDWENPYRTVSPEYMEAAWWGFSQVADRGLVDQGKRSISQCPRCETAIANNEVEYEDREDPTVYVEFPLTEREGSLVIYTTTPWTIPANEFVAVNEELAYQRVRARRDGEEDVLYVAADCAENVLSKGRYEDYEVEEELSGATMVGWEYEHPLAEEVPANPDSEGTREVYHADYVEAEDTGLVHSAPGHGEVDFERGTELGLPVFCPIAGDGVYTSEGGKYEGQFVKEADEEITADLEEKGLLVASGTLTHSYGHCWRCDTPILQMATDQWFITITDVKDELLANIEDSEWHPQWARDNRFRDFVENAPDWNVSRQRYWGIPIPIWVPEDWSGEMDDVIVIGSREELAERVDRDVDPEEVDLHRPTVDELTITEGDTTYERVPDVFDVWLDSSVASWGTLDYPGKEEEFDELWPADLIMEAHDQTRGWFWSQLGMGTAALGEVPYDEVLMHGFANDSEGKKMSKSVGNVVQPHEAIQRHGSDAMRLFLLSVNPQGEDMRFSWDEMATMERNLNILWNVFRFPLPYMRMDGFDPEETDLDAVDSDLELVDEWILARLQTVTREMTAAWDEFRQDQALSALMEFVVEDVSRFYIQVVRERMWDEEDSPSKNAAYATLYHVLRQVCALLAPYAPFITEEIYGALTGDRGHDTVHMLAWPEVEEYWTDEQLETDIELVRAVEEAGSNARQQAERKLRWPVTRVVVAAGDDRLAEAVGRQGALLEERLNAREVRVVASDERFEELAYSAHADMSVLGPAFGDRAGDVMGALNEARIEEPSLEALSATVSTALGEDVELTDEMVEFVEETPEELSGSQVTIEGNGLGVVYVDTELTEDIESEGYAREVIRRVQEMRKELDLPLDAPIRLDLDIADDRVSGLVSEHEGLITEEVRAEELGAVEDGYRREWDVEGVAMGIAIELA; encoded by the coding sequence ATGGACGAGGAGGACCACCCCTCGGAGGGCGCGCGGTTCGGGGAGGTCCCCGACCAGTACGACCCCGAGGCACTCGAAAAGCGGGTGTTCGACTACTGGGAGGCGGTCGACGCCTACGAGAAAACGAAAGAAGCGTTCGCCGACGAGGAGCCCTTCTTCTTCGTCGACGGCCCGCCGTACACGTCGGGAGCGGCCCACATGGGGACGACGTGGAACAAGAGCCTGAAGGACGCCTACATCCGCCAGATCCGAATGCGTGGCCACGACGTGACCGACCGGCCGGGCTATGACATGCACGGGTTGCCCATCGAGACGAAGGTCGAAGAGCGCCTTGGCTTCGAGAACAAGAAGGACATCGAGGAGTTCGGGATGGAGAACTTCATTTCCGAGTGCAAGTCCTTCGCCGACGAGCAACTGGAGGGTCTCCAGAACGACTTCAAGTCTTTCGGTGTCTGGATGGACTGGGAGAACCCCTACAGGACGGTCTCGCCGGAGTATATGGAGGCCGCCTGGTGGGGCTTCTCGCAGGTCGCAGACCGGGGATTAGTCGATCAGGGGAAACGCTCGATCAGCCAGTGTCCCCGGTGTGAGACCGCCATCGCGAACAACGAGGTCGAGTACGAGGACCGCGAGGACCCCACGGTCTACGTCGAGTTCCCCCTCACGGAGCGCGAGGGCAGCCTCGTCATCTACACGACGACGCCCTGGACCATCCCGGCAAACGAGTTCGTCGCCGTCAACGAGGAGCTGGCCTACCAGCGGGTTCGTGCCCGCCGAGACGGCGAGGAGGACGTCCTCTACGTCGCGGCCGACTGTGCCGAGAACGTCCTCTCGAAGGGACGCTACGAGGACTACGAGGTCGAGGAGGAACTTTCGGGCGCGACAATGGTCGGCTGGGAGTACGAGCACCCCCTCGCCGAGGAGGTTCCCGCAAACCCCGACAGCGAGGGCACCCGAGAAGTGTACCACGCCGACTACGTCGAGGCCGAGGACACCGGGCTGGTGCATTCCGCGCCCGGCCACGGTGAGGTCGACTTCGAGCGCGGTACCGAACTCGGTCTGCCCGTCTTCTGCCCGATCGCCGGCGACGGCGTTTATACCTCCGAGGGCGGCAAGTACGAGGGACAGTTCGTCAAAGAGGCCGACGAGGAGATCACGGCCGACTTAGAGGAGAAGGGCCTGCTCGTCGCCTCCGGAACGCTGACGCACTCGTACGGCCACTGTTGGCGGTGTGATACCCCCATTTTGCAGATGGCGACCGACCAGTGGTTCATCACGATCACCGACGTCAAGGACGAGCTGCTCGCCAACATCGAGGACAGCGAGTGGCACCCCCAGTGGGCACGGGACAACAGGTTCAGGGACTTCGTCGAGAATGCCCCCGATTGGAACGTCTCACGACAGCGCTACTGGGGGATCCCGATCCCGATCTGGGTTCCCGAGGACTGGTCGGGCGAGATGGACGACGTGATCGTGATCGGCTCCCGGGAGGAACTCGCTGAGCGCGTGGACCGAGACGTCGATCCCGAGGAGGTCGACCTCCACCGCCCGACCGTCGACGAGCTGACGATCACTGAGGGCGACACCACCTACGAGCGCGTCCCCGACGTCTTCGACGTCTGGCTCGACTCCTCGGTCGCGTCGTGGGGTACCCTCGACTACCCCGGCAAAGAAGAGGAGTTCGACGAGCTGTGGCCCGCCGACCTGATCATGGAGGCTCACGACCAGACCCGCGGGTGGTTCTGGTCACAGTTGGGAATGGGTACCGCCGCGCTCGGGGAGGTGCCCTACGACGAGGTGTTGATGCACGGTTTCGCCAACGACAGCGAGGGCAAAAAGATGTCCAAATCGGTCGGCAACGTCGTCCAGCCCCACGAGGCGATCCAGCGCCACGGCTCCGATGCGATGCGGCTGTTCTTGCTCTCGGTCAACCCTCAGGGCGAGGACATGCGCTTTTCGTGGGACGAGATGGCGACGATGGAACGTAATCTCAACATCCTCTGGAACGTCTTCCGGTTCCCGCTGCCGTATATGCGCATGGACGGGTTCGATCCCGAAGAGACCGACCTCGACGCCGTCGATTCGGACCTCGAACTCGTCGACGAATGGATCCTTGCACGTCTCCAGACCGTGACCCGCGAGATGACCGCCGCGTGGGACGAGTTCCGCCAGGACCAAGCGCTCTCGGCGCTGATGGAGTTCGTCGTCGAGGACGTTTCGAGGTTCTACATCCAGGTCGTCCGCGAGCGCATGTGGGACGAGGAGGACAGCCCCTCGAAGAACGCCGCGTACGCCACGCTGTATCACGTCCTCCGGCAGGTCTGTGCGCTGCTGGCGCCCTATGCCCCCTTCATCACCGAGGAGATCTACGGCGCGCTCACTGGTGATCGGGGCCACGACACCGTCCATATGCTCGCATGGCCCGAGGTCGAGGAGTACTGGACCGACGAGCAGCTCGAAACCGACATCGAGCTGGTCCGAGCCGTCGAGGAGGCCGGCTCGAACGCCCGCCAGCAGGCAGAACGCAAGCTCCGCTGGCCCGTCACCCGCGTGGTGGTCGCGGCGGGCGACGACCGCCTCGCCGAAGCCGTCGGCCGCCAGGGGGCGCTCTTGGAGGAGCGCCTCAACGCCCGCGAGGTTCGCGTCGTCGCCTCCGACGAGCGCTTTGAGGAACTGGCTTACAGCGCCCACGCCGACATGAGCGTGCTCGGACCGGCGTTCGGCGATCGGGCAGGGGACGTCATGGGAGCGCTCAACGAGGCTCGCATCGAGGAACCCTCCCTGGAGGCGCTCTCGGCTACCGTCTCGACGGCGCTCGGCGAGGACGTCGAGCTGACCGACGAGATGGTCGAGTTCGTCGAGGAGACCCCCGAGGAACTCTCGGGCTCGCAGGTCACGATCGAGGGCAACGGGTTAGGAGTCGTCTACGTCGACACCGAACTCACCGAGGACATCGAAAGCGAGGGCTACGCCCGCGAGGTCATCAGGAGGGTCCAGGAGATGCGAAAGGAACTCGACCTGCCCCTCGACGCCCCGATCCGCCTCGACCTCGATATCGCAGACGACCGGGTCTCGGGGCTCGTGAGCGAGCACGAAGGGTTGATCACGGAGGAGGTCCGCGCCGAGGAACTCGGGGCGGTCGAGGACGGCTATCGCCGCGAGTGGGACGTCGAGGGTGTGGCGATGGGGATCGCGATCGAATTAGCGTGA
- a CDS encoding HVO_0234 family beta-propeller protein has translation MSTIEEKRVYADKSAESRVYLASDLGVVRVSVSGNLIGNFGIKQRCVARDLAWIDGLVVATDEDVLLGGEPTGFGTALAVGGTESPIAASPEGRIARYEGGEWSDLGTLAGIRAADGDLLATADGVYRADGELTHVGLEGANDVSTSGTPLAATDTGLYRLGNGWMRDLDGVFDRVSGVGAPGELALGAALADDTLSLYDGEWRERETPEPLAAAAVGEAVYGATDEGTLYVDAGDGWRSQALGVSGVRALLVA, from the coding sequence ATGAGCACGATCGAGGAAAAGCGCGTCTACGCCGACAAAAGCGCCGAGAGCCGCGTGTATCTCGCGAGCGACCTCGGGGTCGTGCGCGTCTCGGTGTCCGGGAACCTGATCGGGAACTTCGGCATCAAGCAGCGCTGTGTGGCCCGCGACCTCGCGTGGATCGACGGACTGGTGGTCGCCACCGACGAGGACGTGTTGCTCGGCGGTGAACCGACCGGGTTCGGCACCGCCCTCGCCGTCGGCGGGACCGAGAGCCCGATCGCCGCCTCTCCCGAGGGACGGATCGCCCGGTACGAGGGCGGCGAGTGGAGCGATCTGGGCACCCTTGCGGGGATCCGGGCGGCCGACGGCGACCTGCTCGCGACCGCCGACGGGGTGTATCGCGCCGACGGCGAGCTCACGCACGTCGGTCTAGAGGGCGCGAACGACGTCTCGACGTCCGGTACCCCGCTCGCGGCAACTGATACGGGACTCTACCGGCTCGGTAACGGCTGGATGCGTGATCTGGACGGAGTGTTCGACCGGGTCTCGGGGGTCGGCGCGCCGGGCGAACTCGCCCTAGGAGCCGCGCTCGCAGACGACACACTCTCCCTCTACGACGGCGAGTGGCGCGAACGCGAGACGCCCGAACCGCTCGCAGCGGCGGCGGTCGGGGAGGCGGTCTACGGCGCAACGGACGAGGGAACGCTGTACGTCGACGCGGGCGACGGCTGGCGCTCGCAGGCGCTAGGCGTTTCGGGTGTGCGGGCGCTGCTCGTCGCCTAA
- a CDS encoding HIT family protein, producing the protein MASIFSQIVDGEIPARVVYEDETTMAFLDANPLAPGHTLVIPKAEHERLNDLPDDLASDLYDTLHRLIPVIEGAVDAPASNVAFNNGEAAGQEVPHVHGHIIPRFEDDGGNPIHAIAGSPPNLDDEELDDIAERISTDTRI; encoded by the coding sequence ATGGCAAGCATCTTCAGCCAGATCGTCGACGGTGAGATCCCCGCACGGGTCGTCTACGAGGACGAGACGACGATGGCGTTTCTCGACGCCAACCCGCTCGCGCCGGGCCACACGCTCGTGATCCCCAAAGCGGAGCACGAGCGCCTGAACGACCTCCCTGACGACCTCGCAAGCGATCTCTACGATACACTCCACCGGCTGATCCCCGTCATCGAGGGGGCCGTCGACGCCCCCGCCTCGAACGTCGCATTCAACAACGGCGAGGCCGCTGGCCAGGAGGTCCCCCACGTCCACGGCCATATCATCCCCCGGTTCGAGGACGACGGCGGCAACCCGATCCATGCGATCGCCGGCTCCCCACCGAACCTCGACGACGAGGAGTTGGACGATATCGCGGAGAGGATCTCTACGGACACCCGGATCTAA
- the glmM gene encoding phosphoglucosamine mutase, with protein MDVFGSSGTRGVANEEITPAFVLQVVAAAGTVLEAPCMAVARDTRSTGRMLENAAVSGLQSVGCDVHRLGVIPTPGAQAYAAREGMPTVMITASHNPPEYNGIKLIGASGTELSVSELEVVEEAFLSEIDGARSWSRTGDEFAVEDATRQYVEGVREAADREKIADADLTVAIDPGHGAASLTSPRLFRELGCRVLTVNAQPDGRFPGRDPEPVETNLEDLGRLVATTDADVGIAHDGDGDRAIFFDETGRYIEGDAALAALADAELGPRDATVAAVNVSQRLVDVCERTGADLELTPIGSTYITSRIQQLQAEGVSVPVAGEGNGGIYFPEYSLVRDGAYIAARFLELLADRPASELVAPFGDYCNVRLKLTYETREQREAMLEAVDRVAESEAADRNTTDGVRLDYGDGWVLARPSGTEPVIRIYAEARGRERAEELAARLYDAAEAARDDAK; from the coding sequence ATGGACGTGTTCGGATCGAGTGGGACGCGCGGGGTTGCCAACGAGGAGATCACGCCCGCGTTCGTCCTGCAGGTCGTCGCGGCCGCCGGAACGGTCCTAGAGGCCCCCTGTATGGCCGTCGCCCGCGATACGCGCTCGACCGGACGCATGCTCGAAAACGCCGCCGTAAGCGGTCTCCAGAGCGTCGGCTGTGACGTTCACCGGCTGGGCGTGATCCCCACGCCGGGCGCACAGGCGTATGCCGCCCGCGAGGGGATGCCGACGGTGATGATCACCGCCTCGCACAACCCGCCCGAGTACAACGGCATCAAGCTCATCGGTGCCAGCGGGACCGAACTCTCGGTCTCGGAACTCGAGGTCGTCGAGGAGGCCTTTCTCTCGGAGATCGACGGCGCGCGCTCGTGGTCGAGGACGGGCGACGAGTTCGCCGTCGAGGACGCCACCCGCCAGTACGTCGAGGGCGTCCGCGAGGCGGCCGACCGCGAGAAGATCGCCGACGCCGACCTCACAGTCGCGATCGACCCCGGCCACGGCGCGGCCTCGCTGACCAGCCCGCGACTGTTTCGAGAACTCGGTTGTCGGGTCCTGACCGTCAACGCCCAACCCGACGGCCGGTTTCCCGGCCGGGACCCCGAGCCCGTCGAGACGAACCTCGAGGATCTGGGTCGGCTCGTCGCCACGACCGACGCCGACGTCGGAATCGCCCACGACGGCGACGGCGACCGGGCGATCTTCTTCGACGAAACGGGTCGCTACATCGAGGGCGACGCGGCGCTGGCGGCGCTTGCGGACGCGGAACTCGGACCCCGGGACGCCACCGTCGCCGCGGTCAACGTCTCCCAGCGGCTGGTCGACGTCTGCGAGCGTACGGGCGCGGACCTCGAACTGACCCCCATCGGAAGCACGTATATCACCAGCCGGATCCAGCAACTGCAGGCTGAGGGGGTCTCGGTACCGGTCGCCGGCGAGGGCAACGGCGGGATCTACTTCCCCGAGTATAGCCTCGTACGCGACGGAGCCTACATCGCCGCCCGGTTTCTCGAACTGCTGGCCGATCGACCCGCGAGCGAACTGGTCGCGCCCTTCGGGGACTACTGCAACGTCCGGTTGAAACTCACCTACGAGACCCGCGAGCAACGCGAGGCGATGCTCGAGGCCGTCGACCGGGTCGCCGAAAGCGAGGCCGCCGATCGAAACACCACCGACGGCGTCCGCCTCGACTACGGCGACGGCTGGGTGCTCGCCCGGCCCAGCGGGACCGAGCCCGTCATCCGGATCTACGCGGAGGCCCGCGGGCGAGAGCGCGCCGAGGAACTGGCCGCGCGACTCTACGACGCCGCCGAGGCGGCCCGGGACGACGCCAAGTGA
- the gdhB gene encoding glutamate dehydrogenase GdhB, with protein MSVPVTEERAEPETALATARRQLDRAAAHVEIDPAVVERLKHPARVQRVSLPVERDDGSLEVFTGYRAQHDSVRGPFKGGMRYHPGVTEEECIGLSMWMTWKTAVMDLPFGGAKGGVVVDPKELSEAETERLTRRFAQELRDTVGPMHDIPAPDMGTDAETMGWFMDAYSVLQGETTPGVVTGKPPVIGGSHGREEAPGRSVAIVAREACDYHDIPIEGATVAVQGYGSVGANAARLLDSWGATVVAVSDVNGAAYDPDGLDTASIPSHEEEPEAVTRVAERTIENEELLELDVDVLVPAAVGNVITAANADAIAANLVVEGANGPTTATADSILRERGIPVIPDILANAGGVTVSYFEWLQDINRRSWSHERVNEELETEMLRAWSAVADRVDERGLAWRDAAYVLALERLGAAHDARGLWP; from the coding sequence ATGAGTGTTCCCGTTACCGAGGAGCGAGCGGAACCCGAGACGGCGCTCGCGACGGCGCGGCGCCAACTCGACCGGGCGGCCGCTCACGTCGAGATCGATCCCGCGGTCGTCGAGCGGCTGAAACACCCCGCACGCGTCCAGCGCGTCTCGCTGCCGGTCGAGCGCGACGACGGGAGCCTCGAGGTCTTTACGGGCTATCGCGCCCAGCACGACAGCGTCCGAGGCCCGTTCAAGGGCGGGATGCGCTATCACCCCGGCGTCACCGAGGAGGAGTGCATCGGCCTCTCGATGTGGATGACCTGGAAGACCGCGGTGATGGACCTGCCCTTCGGCGGCGCGAAGGGCGGCGTCGTGGTCGATCCCAAGGAGTTGAGCGAGGCCGAAACCGAGCGGCTGACCCGCCGGTTCGCCCAGGAACTGCGCGACACGGTCGGTCCGATGCACGACATTCCGGCGCCGGACATGGGCACGGACGCCGAAACGATGGGCTGGTTCATGGACGCCTACAGCGTGCTCCAGGGCGAGACCACGCCCGGCGTCGTGACGGGAAAGCCGCCGGTGATCGGCGGGAGCCACGGTCGCGAGGAGGCCCCCGGCCGGAGCGTGGCGATCGTCGCCCGCGAGGCCTGCGACTATCACGACATCCCGATAGAAGGGGCGACGGTCGCGGTCCAGGGCTACGGCAGTGTCGGCGCGAACGCCGCGCGCCTGCTCGACTCGTGGGGCGCGACGGTCGTCGCCGTCAGCGACGTCAACGGCGCAGCCTACGACCCCGACGGGCTCGACACCGCGTCGATCCCCTCTCACGAGGAGGAACCCGAGGCGGTCACGCGGGTCGCAGAGCGGACCATCGAGAACGAGGAGCTGCTGGAACTCGACGTCGACGTGCTGGTCCCGGCGGCCGTCGGCAACGTCATCACGGCGGCGAACGCCGACGCGATCGCCGCGAATCTGGTCGTCGAGGGGGCGAACGGCCCCACCACCGCTACCGCCGACTCCATTCTGCGCGAGCGCGGGATCCCCGTTATCCCGGATATCCTCGCGAACGCCGGGGGCGTCACCGTGAGCTACTTCGAGTGGCTTCAAGACATCAACCGGCGATCGTGGAGCCACGAGCGCGTCAACGAAGAGTTGGAGACGGAGATGCTCCGCGCGTGGAGCGCGGTCGCGGATCGCGTCGACGAGCGGGGGCTGGCGTGGCGGGATGCGGCCTACGTCCTCGCGCTCGAACGGCTCGGAGCCGCCCACGACGCGCGCGGGCTCTGGCCTTGA